A DNA window from Hydractinia symbiolongicarpus strain clone_291-10 chromosome 6, HSymV2.1, whole genome shotgun sequence contains the following coding sequences:
- the LOC130647776 gene encoding solute carrier organic anion transporter family member 4C1-like: MLERGENLLKKSSDHQLHKNSESNYGKLKYGWGKWRPNSLQCLNRPVAFLACICACAFGQGMICTGMSNTFLTSIEKRYGFKSTQIGLFSTFYHVVPALLSTLVCYIGHRHRPFTIALGFITLTMGVLTLTIPQYIVPSYNVGVDRHQDICRYNVANKTVHSSTCEEVVPHNWIYMIIFICGYALMGLGVSPLYSLGFAHLDEITNRGQNSLYLGIMATFAVFGPAAGFMAANPILKVFVDIKQR, encoded by the exons ATGCTTGAAAGGGGAGAGAATTTACTAAAGAAAAGTAGTGATCATCAGCTCCATAAGAATAGCGAGTCAAACTATGGCAAGTTAAAATATGGCTGGGGTAAATGGCGACCGAATTCACTGCAGTGTTTGAATCGTCCTGTTGCTTTCCTCGCTTGCATATGCGCTTGTGCGTTTGGTCAAGGTATGATATGTACTGGGATGTCGAATACGTTCTTAACATCAATCGAGAAGCGATATGGCTTTAAGTCAACACAAATTGGCCTCTTTTCGACCTTTTATCACGTGGTACCAGCGCTGCTTAGCACGCTCGTGTGCTATATTGGTCATCGACATAGACCATTTACGATAGCACTTGGATTTATAACTTTAACAATGGGTGTGCTAACTTTGACCATACCTCAGTATATTGTACCGTCATACAACGTCGGGGTCGACCGTCATCAAGACATTTGTCGGTATAATGTGGCCAACAAAACTGTGCACTCTTCTACCTGCGAGGAAGTTGTTCCTCATAACTGGATTTATATGATCATTTTCATATGTGGTTACGCTCTCATGGGTCTGGGTGTGTCTCCATTATACAGTCTTGGTTTTGCTCATCTCGACGAAATAACCAACCGCGGACAGAATAGCCTGTATTTAGGTATAATGGCAACTTTTGCAGTTTTTGGTCCGGCTGCCGGTTTTATGGCTGCTAATCCAATCTTAAAAGTATTTGTTGACATTAAACAG AGATGA
- the LOC130647774 gene encoding solute carrier organic anion transporter family member 4C1-like — protein MVCESVSGESLVEKGDIIAKMCSNVTQAFDKDKKFNVKQALLNNSTIERRPSEVKYRGVENITSRYGWGKFTPNSLQRFNNTRSFLVFICVCTFGQGMVSIGMISTFLTTLEKRYEFKSTEVALLTTFADITAAIFCCSICYYGHRHRPRAIAFGFITLIFGIVITTIPQFISPPYEVGVERVTDACQARNTTGENSECQQRIDNQIYLFIFIIGGSIMALGPVPLYGLGFAHIDETTDRGQNSLYIGIMEAFSALGPAAGFMLGKPILNIYVDIKQVSAT, from the coding sequence ATGGTTTGTGAGAGCGTTAGTGGTGAATCACTTGTAGAAAAGGGTGATATTATCGCTAAGATGTGCTCTAATGTAACACAAGCGTTTGACAaggataaaaaatttaatgtaaaaCAGGCCTTACTGAATAATTCAACGATAGAGAGGCGCCCAAGCGAAGTAAAATATAGAGGCGTGGAGAACATCACATCACGATATGGTTGGGGAAAATTTACACCAAACTCTCTGCAACGTTTCAACAATACACGCTCCTTCTTAGTGTTTATTTGCGTGTGTACGTTTGGTCAAGGCATGGTTTCTATTGGGATGATCAGCACGTTTCTCACTACACTTGAAAAAAGATACGAGTTCAAATCGACAGAAGTTGCCCTCCTTACTACATTCGCTGATATTACTGCTGCTATCTTTTGCTGCTCCATTTGCTATTATGGTCATCGCCATAGACCACGTGCGATAGCGTTTGGATTTATAACTTTAATTTTCGGAATTGTTATAACAACTATCCCGCAGTTTATTTCACCACCGTATGAAGTTGGTGTTGAACGAGTCACTGATGCATGCCAGGCCAGAAATACGACAGGCGAAAATTCTGAATGTCAACAAAGGATCGATAAccaaatttatttgtttatttttattattggtGGTTCTATAATGGCGCTAGGTCCGGTGCCACTATACGGCCTTGGATTTGCACATATTGATGAAACAACCGACCGTGGACAAAACAGCTTGTACATAGGTATAATGGAGGCGTTTTCGGCGTTAGGGCCAGCTGCCGGATTTATGTTGGGAAAGCCGATACTTAATATTTACGTTGATATTAAACAGGTATCAGCAACTTAG